In Oreochromis aureus strain Israel breed Guangdong linkage group 20, ZZ_aureus, whole genome shotgun sequence, the following are encoded in one genomic region:
- the LOC120435060 gene encoding UDP-glucuronosyltransferase 2B20-like — translation MEPYPAWTFLVSFLAMTSSCDGGKVLVFPVDGSHWLNMKIIVEALHSQGHQITVLRSSSSWYISEFSPYYTSITIIQEQSQPIESQNFMSSFLKRSMEIHQNDGSLWAFFEFYWNLFDLFGQNQQVVAKLTSSIFENKTLIGDLNKTGYDLFLTDPAFPGGVLLAHYLQLPLVYNVRWLFSGEAHLAIAPSPLSYIPICFSHNSDKMDFFQRIRNMIHYIMIFYMDYYVSRPPYQALCHRYFGNNVSLMSLVQKADLWLMRVDFTFEFPRPTMPNVIYIGGFQGKPSKSLPSEFEEFVQSSGEHGVIIMTLGTLLSDLGPELTEIFASAFASLPQKVVWRHVGKRPATLGNNTMLVEWLPQNDLLGHPKTKVFVTHGGTNGLYEAIYHGVPVLGIPLIFDQHDNLLRMEARGVAKIVDMTKLDVDSLTSALKNILDPEKPYKQNMLKLSQLHHDQPMKPLDTAVFWIEYVMRHKGAAHLRTESYKLPWYAYHCLDVMAVLVVFGLLIIALVWTSCQCLITFLLKTKKSKHE, via the coding sequence ATGGAGCCATATCCAGCCTGGACTTTCTTAGTGTCGTTTTTAGCTATGACTTCCTCATGTGATGGTGGAAAAGTGCTAGTGTTTCCAGTAGATGGAAGCCACTGGCTTAACATGAAAATCATTGTGGAGGCTCTTCACTCTCAAGGCCACCAAATCACAGTGCTGCGGTCCTCTTCAAGCTGGTACATTTCTGAATTCTCACCTTATTACACCTCCATCACGATCATCCAGGAACAGTCCCAGCCCATTGAGAGTCAAAACTTCATGAGCTCGTTTTTGAAGAGGTCAATGGAAATTCATCAGAATGACGGCTCACTCTGGGCattttttgagttttattgGAATCTTTTTGACTTATTCGGACAAAACCAGCAAGTTGTGGCAAAACTTACTTCCAGCATCTTTGAGAATAAGACGCTGATTGGGGACCTAAACAAAACTGGATATGATCTTTTTCTGACTGATCCTGCGTTTCCAGGTGGTGTGCTGTTAGCACATTATCTCCAGCTGCCTTTGGTTTACAATGTACGCTGGCTTTTTAGTGGAGAGGCACACCTTGCCATCGCTCCTTCTCCATTGTCCTACATCCCCATATGCTTCTCCCATAACTCTGACAAAATGGATTTTTTTCAAAGAATCAGAAATATGATCCATTACATCATGATTTTTTACATGGACTACTATGTCTCCAGACCACCATACCAGGCCTTGTGTCATCGTTATTTTGGAAATAATGTTAGTCTCATGTCTCTAGTCCAAAAGGCTGACCTCTGGCTCATGCGTGTTGACTTTACATTTGAGTTCCCTCGTCCCACCATGCCCAATGTCATCTACATCGGAGGCTTCCAGGGTAAGCCTTCAAAGTCTCTCCCATCAGAGTTTGAGGAATTCGTCCAGAGTTCTGGTGAACATGGGGTGATCATCATGACATTGGGCACCCTGCTGAGTGACCTTGGACCTGAGTTAACAGAGATTTTTGCCTCAGCATTTGCCAGCCTCCCTCAGAAGGTTGTGTGGAGACATGTTGGAAAAAGACCAGCCACTCTGGGAAACAACACCATGCTGGTTGAATGGTTGCCTCAAAATGATCTACTAGGCCACCCTAAAACCAAAGTTTTTGTCACACATGGGGGCACCAATGGCCTGTACGAAGCCATTTACCATGGTGTGCCAGTTCTGGGCATTCCTCTCATTTTTGACCAGCATGACAACTTGTTACGTATGGAGGCCAGGGGAGTGGCTAAAATAGTTGACATGACAAAATTGGATGTTGACTCCCTGACAAGTGCGCTGAAGAATATTTTGGACCCAGAAAAGCCCTACAAACAGAATATGCTCAAACTGTCACAACTTCATCATGATCAGCCCATGAAGCCTCTTGATACTGCTGTTTTCTGGATAGAGTATGTCATGAGGCACAAGGGTGCAGCACATCTACGCACTGAGTCATATAAGCTGCCTTGGTATGCCTATCATTGCCTAGATGTGATGGCAGTCCTTGTAGTATTTGGCTTGCTGATCATTGCCTTGGTTTGGACTTCTTGTCAATGtctaattacatttttgttgaAGACAAAGAAGTCCAAGCATGAATAG